A section of the Mesobacillus jeotgali genome encodes:
- a CDS encoding DNA internalization-related competence protein ComEC/Rec2, whose amino-acid sequence MKSIRHLPIKGQLFYFAAVSLLGLLTSKEHPVVYGLLFLLCLTFLQKVKKLQVSFLLLLTGCYMIFTAAGYYESVNFKTVYNGSEKSFVILFEDGIKVEGDLLLAYGKSLPNNEKLFIKYRVKSNHEKNTIQNLLVPGMACTASGTLISPSSATNPNAFDYRKYLERNEISWLLEVGQLTLNTCHKRSENILTALKGFRQQEVARIENMLPEETSALAAALIFGERILFNPETERSYQKIGIVHLLAISGLHVSLLIGMLFFIFIRLGVTKEKTELILMAFLPLYSVITGLAPPVVRAAVMLLILIGSRHLSVRTTPLDAISTAFMIMAFFQPAIIYDTGFQLSYTVSFSLVLSAPIILKSFTSFVKQTAAASFISQISSVPILITSFHEVSVISVFANLFFVPLFSFVLLPLLLLSYIFLVVLGAIPTFYLTSLEAVIHHVNLLAAWIAELPMSTLIIGKFEPAILILAILLIPTFFYKWEGYMSNNSRTPLWLYTLPLIPLLMQILWPFFSPNGQIVFLDVGQGDSIFIQLPYNQGNYLIDTGGVMSFTKEDWQQRRSTYDPGEKIVVPFLKSEGVRTLDKLILTHGDADHIGGAVALLNEINVKQVIMPNGTERSELEKQIISIVQKQGTEIGTAKVGNGWHTKSGDFMVLNPIKSYEDRNDGSIVLLASIGGKRWLFTGDLGFEGEKSVEENINGLDIDVLKVGHHGSKYSTSETFLSKIKPEYAIISSGKNNRYGHPSGEVLEKLKGRGVQIFRTDEDGAIIYKFYGNTGTFELQSP is encoded by the coding sequence ATGAAGTCTATTCGTCATCTACCCATTAAGGGACAGCTGTTTTATTTTGCAGCTGTCTCCTTGCTTGGGCTGCTTACCAGTAAAGAACATCCCGTTGTTTATGGGCTATTGTTTCTTCTTTGTCTCACCTTTTTGCAAAAAGTAAAGAAGCTGCAAGTATCTTTTTTGTTGCTTCTGACAGGCTGTTATATGATTTTCACAGCTGCAGGGTATTATGAATCTGTTAACTTCAAAACAGTTTATAACGGGAGTGAAAAAAGTTTCGTTATACTGTTTGAAGATGGCATTAAGGTGGAAGGCGATTTGCTTTTAGCTTATGGAAAATCCCTGCCAAACAATGAAAAGCTGTTCATCAAATATAGAGTCAAGTCAAATCATGAAAAAAACACGATCCAAAATCTTCTCGTCCCGGGAATGGCCTGTACGGCTTCAGGGACCCTCATTAGTCCATCATCCGCCACGAATCCAAACGCTTTTGACTACAGAAAGTATCTTGAACGTAATGAAATATCCTGGCTGCTTGAAGTCGGCCAACTGACCTTGAATACCTGCCATAAACGGTCAGAAAACATTCTAACTGCACTAAAAGGCTTCAGGCAGCAAGAAGTCGCCAGAATAGAAAATATGCTGCCCGAGGAAACCTCCGCGCTTGCAGCAGCCCTGATTTTTGGAGAGAGAATTTTATTCAATCCCGAAACAGAACGGTCATACCAGAAAATAGGCATCGTCCATTTGCTGGCGATTTCAGGACTGCATGTTAGCCTGCTCATCGGAATGCTCTTCTTCATTTTCATCAGGTTAGGAGTGACAAAGGAAAAAACTGAATTAATACTTATGGCATTTCTGCCATTGTATAGTGTTATTACTGGTCTTGCACCACCTGTTGTCCGGGCGGCCGTCATGCTTCTCATATTGATTGGATCAAGACATTTGTCAGTCCGAACGACACCGCTTGATGCTATATCAACTGCCTTCATGATCATGGCATTTTTCCAGCCAGCCATTATCTATGATACGGGTTTCCAGCTTTCTTACACAGTGAGCTTCTCCTTAGTTCTTTCCGCACCGATCATCCTTAAATCATTCACTTCATTTGTAAAACAAACAGCTGCAGCTTCATTTATATCACAAATTTCAAGTGTCCCGATTCTCATTACCTCATTCCATGAAGTCTCTGTGATTTCTGTTTTTGCCAATCTTTTTTTCGTACCTCTATTTTCATTTGTATTACTTCCGCTTCTGCTGTTGTCCTACATTTTTCTGGTTGTTTTAGGAGCAATCCCTACATTTTATTTAACCTCCCTGGAAGCAGTCATTCACCATGTTAACCTTTTGGCTGCCTGGATAGCTGAACTTCCGATGTCGACTCTGATCATCGGTAAGTTCGAACCGGCCATATTAATTTTAGCCATCCTTTTGATACCAACATTTTTCTATAAGTGGGAAGGATACATGTCTAATAATTCCAGAACTCCTTTATGGCTTTACACGCTGCCTCTTATTCCACTTCTCATGCAAATTCTATGGCCATTTTTCAGTCCAAATGGGCAAATCGTATTTCTTGATGTTGGCCAGGGTGACAGCATTTTCATCCAGCTGCCATATAATCAGGGGAATTATCTTATTGATACTGGCGGCGTCATGTCCTTTACAAAGGAAGACTGGCAGCAGAGAAGGAGTACCTATGATCCCGGAGAAAAGATCGTGGTCCCTTTTTTGAAAAGTGAAGGAGTCCGTACCCTGGATAAATTGATCCTCACACATGGTGATGCTGATCATATCGGGGGAGCTGTTGCATTGTTAAATGAAATCAATGTCAAACAGGTGATTATGCCAAATGGTACGGAGAGGTCTGAGTTGGAAAAACAGATAATCAGCATCGTCCAAAAGCAAGGAACAGAAATCGGTACCGCTAAAGTTGGCAATGGTTGGCATACAAAAAGTGGAGATTTCATGGTTCTTAATCCGATCAAGTCTTATGAAGATCGAAATGACGGATCGATTGTGCTGCTAGCATCTATTGGCGGGAAAAGGTGGCTTTTTACAGGAGATCTTGGTTTTGAAGGTGAAAAGTCAGTAGAAGAAAACATTAACGGTCTGGACATAGATGTGCTGAAGGTGGGGCACCATGGCAGTAAATATTCCACTTCGGAGACATTTCTTTCAAAGATAAAGCCTGAGTATGCGATTATTTCCTCCGGAAAAAATAACCGTTACGGCCATCCATCAGGGGAAGTGCTCGAAAAACTAAAGGGTAGAGGCGTTCAGATTTTCAGAACGGATGAAGATGGTGCAATCATTTATAAGTTCTATGGCAACACAGGAACGTTTGAGCTGCAAAGTCCATAG
- a CDS encoding deoxycytidylate deaminase: MERKSWDEYFLDIAEEVGTRSTCPRLHVGCVIVKDKHIVSTGYNGSIHGHDHCEDAGCLINEQGRCIRTLHAEENAVLHADRGLLKGATAFVTHEPCEKCSKTLAQSGIARIVYRSAYPNKYNDLFLRDVEVVHLP; the protein is encoded by the coding sequence ATGGAACGTAAGAGTTGGGATGAATATTTTTTGGATATCGCAGAAGAAGTAGGCACACGCTCCACATGTCCTAGGCTGCATGTCGGATGTGTCATTGTCAAGGACAAGCATATAGTTTCTACAGGTTACAATGGTTCCATACATGGCCACGATCATTGTGAAGATGCCGGCTGCTTGATTAATGAACAGGGGAGATGCATCAGGACATTGCACGCTGAGGAAAATGCTGTCCTCCATGCTGACAGGGGCCTGTTAAAGGGAGCAACAGCTTTCGTAACCCATGAGCCTTGTGAAAAGTGTTCCAAGACGCTCGCACAATCAGGGATAGCCAGGATTGTTTACCGATCTGCCTATCCAAACAAATACAATGATCTCTTTTTAAGGGATGTAGAGGTTGTTCATTTGCCCTAA
- a CDS encoding helix-hairpin-helix domain-containing protein — protein sequence MEWIKENKIYVIAGFAALLFFLYASFDKEGELTEENADALAVVTDVETTEEEVEEKAIVMMADIKGAVVNPGVYEVKEAGRVIDLIELAGGLEEDADVAAINFAMYVTDEMAIYVPRVGEQILSSSPIQAGGDTGKGKVNLNSAQTDELQTLPGVGPAKAEAIIEYRETNGPFKVIEDLKEISGIGEKTFEKLRDQISVK from the coding sequence ATGGAATGGATCAAAGAAAACAAAATCTATGTAATTGCTGGATTTGCGGCTTTATTATTTTTTCTTTATGCCTCCTTCGATAAAGAAGGAGAACTGACAGAAGAAAATGCTGATGCTTTGGCGGTGGTAACAGATGTTGAAACAACTGAAGAAGAAGTTGAGGAAAAAGCCATCGTAATGATGGCGGATATAAAAGGAGCTGTCGTTAATCCAGGTGTTTATGAAGTTAAGGAGGCTGGCCGGGTAATTGACTTAATTGAGCTGGCAGGGGGGCTAGAAGAGGACGCCGACGTTGCAGCGATAAATTTTGCCATGTATGTTACGGATGAAATGGCTATTTATGTACCCCGCGTTGGAGAGCAAATACTTTCGTCTTCCCCAATTCAGGCTGGCGGGGATACAGGTAAAGGAAAGGTGAACCTAAACTCTGCCCAAACGGACGAACTTCAGACATTACCGGGTGTTGGACCTGCTAAAGCGGAAGCTATAATTGAATATCGTGAAACTAACGGACCATTTAAGGTGATTGAGGATTTAAAGGAAATAAGCGGAATCGGTGAAAAAACATTTGAAAAATTAAGGGACCAGATTTCGGTAAAATAG
- the comER gene encoding late competence protein ComER, with protein sequence MKIGIIGTGNMGRILAEALIDGNAISPSSMMITNRTLSKALEIQKIYPDLSVGKDAIEVAEHADAIFVCVKPHNVLEVLELIKPVLKSDKCVISITSPISVQQIEKVVDCSVMRIIPSITNRALAGVSLFSFGSKCTAEWRESLFTLFKKVSVPLEIEENITRVASDIVSCGPAFFSHLVQSFIEAAVKETEIDRETATKLSSEMLVGMGELLSQNHYTLQTLQEKVCVKGGITGEGIKVLESETGDMFEQIFKATHKKYAKELEKTEELFGP encoded by the coding sequence ATGAAAATAGGGATTATAGGCACAGGGAATATGGGGAGAATTCTCGCCGAAGCTCTCATTGATGGGAATGCCATTTCCCCTTCTTCAATGATGATTACTAATAGGACATTATCCAAAGCTTTAGAGATACAAAAAATATATCCGGATTTATCAGTTGGAAAGGATGCTATTGAAGTAGCAGAACACGCTGATGCCATTTTTGTCTGTGTAAAACCCCATAATGTCCTGGAAGTGCTCGAATTGATCAAACCTGTACTCAAGAGTGATAAATGTGTCATTTCAATAACAAGCCCTATCAGTGTCCAGCAAATCGAGAAGGTTGTGGACTGTTCAGTGATGAGAATCATCCCGAGCATCACGAACAGGGCACTTGCTGGTGTATCACTTTTTTCGTTTGGATCCAAATGCACTGCCGAATGGAGAGAGTCATTATTCACCCTTTTCAAAAAGGTATCTGTACCGCTTGAAATTGAAGAGAATATTACAAGGGTAGCATCGGATATCGTTAGCTGCGGACCTGCTTTTTTCAGCCACCTTGTTCAGAGCTTCATTGAAGCTGCGGTAAAAGAAACCGAAATTGACAGGGAAACGGCTACTAAGCTTTCAAGTGAGATGCTGGTGGGCATGGGCGAATTGCTGAGTCAAAACCATTATACGTTACAGACTTTGCAGGAAAAGGTTTGTGTAAAGGGCGGAATTACCGGAGAAGGGATCAAGGTGCTGGAAAGTGAAACAGGGGATATGTTTGAACAGATTTTCAAGGCAACACATAAAAAATATGCAAAGGAATTGGAAAAAACGGAGGAACTTTTCGGTCCTTAA
- a CDS encoding class I SAM-dependent DNA methyltransferase — MSYERFAYLYDELMQDVPYEKWVEILEAYKEKFQVNGMKLLDLACGTGELSVRLAQKGYDVTGADLSGDMLSVAQVKAQDLSLPIHFFQQDMTELEDLGEFDMIGIFCDSLNYLEDENAVRKTFEGVHRLLKKGGLFIFDIHSVYKMDHIFADATFTWDAEEITYIWNSFKGDAPHSVEHELTFFVLDEKSGKYDRVDELHFQRTYPVSIYMDLVKQTGFENIEVTGDYSLKEPESTSERLFFAMIKP; from the coding sequence ATGTCGTACGAACGATTTGCATATTTGTATGATGAGCTTATGCAGGATGTTCCCTATGAAAAATGGGTCGAAATCCTGGAGGCATACAAAGAGAAATTTCAAGTGAACGGAATGAAGCTCCTCGACCTGGCATGCGGGACCGGGGAGCTCTCTGTAAGATTGGCACAAAAGGGCTATGATGTAACCGGCGCGGATTTATCCGGAGACATGCTCTCAGTAGCCCAGGTGAAAGCCCAGGATCTTTCTTTGCCCATCCATTTTTTTCAGCAGGATATGACAGAGCTTGAAGATTTAGGTGAATTCGATATGATCGGTATTTTCTGTGATTCTCTTAATTATTTGGAGGATGAGAACGCAGTTCGGAAAACCTTCGAAGGAGTGCATCGCCTATTGAAAAAGGGCGGCTTGTTTATTTTTGATATCCATTCCGTGTATAAAATGGACCATATTTTTGCAGACGCGACATTTACATGGGACGCCGAGGAGATCACCTATATTTGGAACAGCTTCAAAGGGGATGCACCACATAGTGTTGAACATGAGCTGACTTTTTTCGTCCTCGATGAGAAATCCGGAAAATATGATCGAGTCGATGAACTCCATTTCCAGCGTACATATCCTGTTTCAATTTATATGGATTTGGTAAAGCAGACAGGTTTTGAGAATATTGAAGTCACCGGGGACTATTCATTGAAGGAGCCTGAATCAACATCAGAACGATTGTTTTTTGCCATGATTAAGCCCTGA
- the rsfS gene encoding ribosome silencing factor, which produces MNDRELLMTAVKAADDKRAEDIMVLNMKGISLIADYFIICHGNSDKQVQAIAREIREKAEEQGHNLKRMEGFDEARWVLIDIGDVVVHVFHKEERSYYNLERLWGDAPIENVQSELN; this is translated from the coding sequence ATGAACGATCGAGAACTATTAATGACAGCTGTAAAAGCAGCAGATGATAAAAGAGCAGAAGATATTATGGTATTGAATATGAAAGGCATTTCGCTGATTGCTGACTACTTCATTATCTGCCACGGGAATTCTGACAAGCAGGTACAGGCAATTGCCCGCGAAATCAGGGAAAAAGCAGAGGAGCAAGGGCATAACCTGAAGAGGATGGAAGGATTTGATGAAGCTAGATGGGTCCTGATCGATATCGGCGATGTGGTAGTCCATGTATTCCATAAAGAAGAAAGAAGCTACTACAATCTTGAACGTCTCTGGGGAGATGCGCCAATCGAAAACGTGCAAAGTGAGCTGAATTAA
- the yqeK gene encoding bis(5'-nucleosyl)-tetraphosphatase (symmetrical) YqeK: MEREQALRIVKPQLTEHRYVHTLGVMETALRLAEKYGADRKKAELAAIFHDYAKFRPKDEMRQIIVEQEMPAILLDFNSELWHAPVGAFLAEKEAGIKDEEILDAIRFHTSGRVGMTLLEKIIYLADYIEPGRHFPGVDEVREMAVNDLDIALIQSMKNTIQFLMKKNQPVFPDTFNAYNSLVKNSGG, translated from the coding sequence ATGGAGCGTGAACAAGCACTTCGGATAGTGAAGCCGCAACTGACTGAACATCGCTATGTGCATACACTTGGAGTGATGGAGACTGCCCTCAGACTGGCTGAGAAGTACGGTGCAGATAGAAAGAAAGCAGAATTGGCAGCCATTTTCCATGATTACGCCAAATTCAGGCCAAAGGATGAAATGAGGCAAATCATTGTGGAACAAGAGATGCCGGCTATCCTGCTGGATTTCAACAGTGAGCTTTGGCATGCACCGGTAGGAGCCTTTCTAGCTGAAAAGGAAGCAGGCATTAAAGATGAAGAAATCCTGGATGCTATTCGCTTCCATACATCTGGGAGGGTGGGCATGACCCTCCTTGAAAAAATTATTTATCTGGCTGATTATATTGAGCCAGGCCGTCATTTTCCGGGAGTGGATGAAGTCAGGGAAATGGCAGTGAATGATTTGGACATTGCGCTGATCCAGTCCATGAAAAATACTATCCAATTTCTGATGAAGAAAAATCAGCCGGTCTTTCCGGATACGTTTAACGCATACAACAGCTTGGTAAAAAATTCAGGAGGGTGA
- a CDS encoding nicotinate-nucleotide adenylyltransferase, translating to MKKVGILGGTFNPPHTGHLVIANEVLQAYGLDEIWFMPNQVPPHKTVEEPISNSDRLAMLELAIADNQQFRLEKAELERSGPSYTYETMKILKDKNKEIDFYFIIGGDMVEYLPKWHKIDDLLKMVKFIGVSRPSYTTETDYDILYAETPQMDISSSMIRERTRTGRSIRYLLPDSVRVYIEENSLYGA from the coding sequence TTGAAGAAAGTTGGCATTCTTGGCGGAACCTTCAATCCGCCGCACACCGGACATTTGGTTATAGCGAATGAAGTGCTTCAAGCTTATGGGCTGGATGAGATATGGTTCATGCCAAATCAGGTTCCGCCGCATAAAACTGTCGAAGAGCCCATCAGCAATTCAGACAGGCTAGCGATGCTCGAGCTTGCTATTGCTGACAACCAGCAATTCAGGCTGGAAAAAGCAGAACTTGAGAGGAGCGGTCCTTCTTACACGTATGAAACGATGAAAATATTGAAAGATAAGAATAAAGAAATTGATTTCTATTTTATCATTGGCGGCGACATGGTCGAGTATTTGCCTAAATGGCATAAAATAGATGATTTGCTGAAGATGGTAAAGTTTATCGGGGTTAGCAGGCCCTCGTACACGACGGAAACGGATTATGATATTCTTTACGCAGAAACACCCCAGATGGATATCTCTTCAAGCATGATCAGAGAGAGAACAAGGACCGGAAGAAGCATACGTTATTTGCTGCCGGATTCTGTACGGGTATATATTGAGGAGAATAGTTTATATGGAGCGTGA
- the yhbY gene encoding ribosome assembly RNA-binding protein YhbY, protein MLTGKQKRFLRSKAHHLNPIFQVGKGGVNENMIKQIADVLEARELIKVSILQNCDEDRDTVAEELSSGAKAELVQVIGNTIVLYKESRENKEIVLPR, encoded by the coding sequence ATGTTAACAGGTAAGCAGAAACGTTTTTTAAGATCAAAAGCCCATCATCTTAATCCGATTTTTCAAGTCGGCAAAGGCGGGGTAAATGAGAATATGATCAAGCAAATCGCAGATGTTCTGGAAGCGAGAGAGTTGATCAAGGTGAGCATCCTCCAAAATTGTGATGAGGATAGGGATACAGTTGCAGAAGAGCTTTCCAGCGGAGCTAAAGCGGAACTAGTTCAGGTAATTGGGAATACGATCGTTTTATATAAAGAGTCACGTGAAAATAAGGAAATCGTTCTTCCAAGATAA